CTTTCACCTGGACCACTGAGTTAGATCTTCGCACTTGCAGGAGATGCTTCTGCCCCTGGTCTCCTAACTCCACTAGAAACAAGGGCAGCTCCTCATCACTGGGCTTCACCACCTTCAGAGTGAGGTGGATGGTCTTCTCCTTGTCAATGCCGTAGGATGATAGCTTTCTCTGTGGATCTAGAGTCTTGGAGCCCAGCAGAAGGACCTGTTCCTGCACAGGAATCTTGATCTTAGATCGCACGTGTTCATTGATTTTCCGTACTCTGTCATGTCTGTTGGCCTCGAATGTCATTAATTCCTGTGTCTCACAATAGACACTCACCTGCCCaatgagagccagagagagttaGTTGCCTAAATGCCTGCCACTCATTAttctcatatacatggatttcaaacatttatgcactaaaataaatttatcttttcatgctTTTTCctcatgaattttttaagtatTCTTGTACCCCTGGGTCTCCTATCTTAATTGTTCTCACCCTCCTACCACCTTTCTTGTCTTCTGGCTTGTCTACAACGATCTGTGTCCTTCCCCTTCTTGgaatttctctttcaaaatttCCAGGTTGCAATATAAGCAAGAATATTAGTGTCATTACCTTATAACCATACATTTTATTCATCTCAAAATATAATAATGATTTCCCACTTTACCTGCCTCTCCTGTCCAGATAAAATTTGTCAAATGCCAAAAAGTAAATCCAACTACAAAGCTTCAAAAGTTGTACACCATATTCTAAAAACAATTCACAAACAATTTTCAAGACTTGGCAGCCTCTCAGGATATTCCTGTCCATAGAATCCCCTCCATGGCTACATTACAAGAAAATCCAGATTAAGACCTGTAGTTTCTTTTCTAATGTTCCATTGCTTTATAGTAACTTTCCTAATGCAGTGACACTATGTTCATATCCTCAGTGTTGCTGTTAATCTATAGTTCCTATACTTCTTTTTTATATCCACTTATTGTACAATATTACCTTTTTCTTAAATGAGACCATGGCCTCACTTAAAGAAGGTAAAGACTACATCTCAATCCTACTTCAACAATTGAAAAATCCTGAAATATAGTGAATTTCACCTCTGTGTTGCCCCTTTAAAGCTGCCCTGTTCAAAAATatcttccaggggccagtgctgtggcatagcagttaaagtcaccaccttcagtgccggcatcccatatgggcaccggttccagtcccagctgctccacttctgatccaactctctgctatgccctgggaaggaagtagaagatggcccaagtccttgggcctctgcatgcacatgggaaacctggaggaagctcctggctcctggcttcagataggcacagctccagccattgcagccaactggggagtgaactagcagatggaagacctctctctctctctctctctctctctctctctctctctctccccttctctgtataagtctgactttcaaataaaataaataattcttaaaaaaaaatcttcccaacCTAAATGGCACATATACTCCTTGCCCTCATTCCAAGTTCTCTTCATAGGTCATATGTTGTTCTTTAAAGTCTGCATTAGGTCATTGATAAGTTAAGATAAATGAACTTTGTAAAGCTATCCTTTGGAAGGACCAAGAAACTTAGtttgaaaagctttaaaaaatttccataacTCTAAATCTTGACATAATTCTAAATCTTGCACACTAAGTCCACCCCCACTTCCTACCATTTACCCTGAACAGCAGTCAATCCAAGGTTTGATTCACAAGAGAACTCAGAAGTCAGAGCACCCTCCTTCCCATTCTACAGATCCCAATGCCTAATTCATCCCCTTTAAGATGCCTTCCCAACCATCCCACTTCCCACTGTTCCTACTAGAACACTATCCATCCCTGAGATATCTTCCCAACTCTTGAAAATGCTTTGCCTTTCCCCGTACCCTTTATTAAATCCAAACTTACAGCAAGGTTGGAAGCATTGGGAGCCATTCCTGCAATCAAAGGAGCAGAAagaagagactgagaaaaaggACCTTGCATCCAGCTTATATGCAAACAGTTGAGCTGGAAATCCCCTGCCTGGACAGCTGTGTTGTCCAACTTGACTGTGCCCTTTGTTATTGCATGCTGTCAtcaattttctttcacttttgctGCAGTGTagttaataaacaaataatactTTATGTTCAAGCACTTTGCTATCCAGCAGGAAAGGGCTACCCCACATTCACTGTCCAATAGGATTTGGTGATTTTGAGAAAATGAGCAGTGGTGAGGCAGAAAATGTTAGATCAGGTTGAGggagatgaagaaacagaaatccTTGCAGCAGGTTAGGGATGGGGAAGGGActgaggaaagagaaaggaaaagttcAACCCCAGGCTTGCATAAACTGCTTTCACTTTTGAAACTTTATTTGTAAGCATTACTTTCTGAGAACTTCATGTCATTTCTCGGAAGGCAAGAAGGAGAGCAGGTGGTTAAATGTTGCTTAAAATTAGTCCACTCTCTTTTCAtatcctttccttctctgtccatCTGACCATTTCACCTTAATACAGCCCCTTTATCAGGGGCTGTAGAAATGACATTTCCCAGGAAATATTTTATCTTCTGAGACCCCCAGATCTATACCCACAGCCCTCACCTGAGTTGCGTATCTTTAGGTCACTTCCTTGACCATATAAAGTTCTCTGCCCTCTCCAAGCCAGTGAGCGTATCTTTCCTTCCAACTCTATCCCCAACACTACGAATTTTAAGAATACACAGTATAGGCAGTACCTCATTCAGGAAGTTTTCCCTAGATCTCTTCTTCCCTACCTGGGTTATGTGACCATCTTCTAACCTCCATCCTTCCTCTAAAAACCTCTCAGAGAACATTTCTCTTTCAATAGGGACATCTGCTTTTCATTTTCGGTAAACAGAAGGAATCTTGAGGGTCATGATTGTGTCCTAACTAACATGTATTTAGCACTGCCAGCATGCTTTCTGGCACAGgaaatacttaataaatattaaaagcatgaatgaattataaatgaatgaacaagtaaaaaaaacaacaaatggaaaGCAATATTTAGTGAATCCTTGGAACTACACAAGATATCAAATGGTATCTCATTTACTGTATTGACGTTCTACTGATATATTAGTATTCTTTGGAATACTAACAACCAATAGTCATGTAAGCAGAGTAGGTAATGGTTCaaatgaaaatgtcaatttctatATGCcttgtattattattatgttGCTTCAGGGCAAAGAAAAGAGGCAGAAGAGTCTCCCCTGGAGTTGGGAATTTCCAACACATGTTTACAATGAGGGTGAGCCTGGGATATTcccaagaaaaaataattcagacGTTTCCCCACCTGAGAGGGCCTGGATTCTGAGAAACAGTGTCCTTTCAAGGAAGGTGAACAACAAACTTGGactgtgatctctctctctctctctctttccctttccccctcttcccttcctttatGAAAGTCCCTCCCTGCCCAAGGTCAGGGCAATCTCCGTCCTGGGTGCCCTGCTGCCAGTCTGCAGACCTCATCAGAATTTCTTCTTGGAACTTGATCTCCTCCTTCTTACCTCATTCTCACTTCAGCTTTTTACCTCAGTgtccatctgatttttttttccatctatgtCACAATATATTCTTTTAGCAACAAAGATCTCATTTCATTTGCCCCTCTAACAATTCAGAAGATGAGCCAAGGTGAAAGATCATGCcagggagattcttccaggttacAAAACACCTCAGACATCTACAAACCTCCCAGCTGGGCCTAGGCTGATGAGGTGGCCTTAGCTCATCACTGCTCCCATTGAGTTCCCCTTGGAACATAGGTCTCTTTCCAGTGTGTTTAACAATGCCTGTGAATTTATAAAACTTTGCAATCTGAAATACTGGTTCAGAAATGTCAACCTAACTCAGTTAAAAAGCTACTATAAGTTATCATTTTTTGGTGGTTGGCAGAAAAATTTGGTCCATCCTCAAAGAAAGATAGCTTGGAAAAtcttaccaaaaataaaaatagacatgccAGAccaaaacaacccaaatgtccttcaGTAACAGAAAATAGATAAAGTAACTGTGGAATATCATCAGCAGATAAATGGATGGATTATTCCTACAagcaacaatatggatgaattTCTAGAAACTTATTACATGAAAAAAGCAAGAACAAGAAGACTATAAAATGTGACATTCTTTATAAAGCTCAAAGACAGGTAAagtacagagagtcagagaaactACTTTGAGATTCTGGCATGTATCCTTCTTAACAGAAATGAAGTCAAATCTAAATGCTGATATGAGTTATCTGAAGGAACTTTCAAAGGGTAGCAAGGCCCTCGGGATCCCTCTGACATCATCTCATTGTCAAAGTCAGAGtccccggggccagcactgtggtgtagcaggtaaagctgctgcctgcagtgccagcatcccatatgggcgccagttccagtcccagctgcccttcttccaatccccCTCTCtactaagtccttgggccccttcatcacatgggagactcggaagctcctggcttctggcttcggatcagcgcagctccggccattgcagccatctggggagtgaaccagcggatggaagaccagtctctctgcctctctgtaactctgtctttcaaataaatagataaatctttaatagaAAGAGTCCAAAATTTAACTATGAGAACTGTTTgttaaagaagtttatttttatgattttattgatttatttattaaattcaataattttaacattttgctatATTCAGTTAATATGTAAACTTCAAAATCTGACATTTAGTACATACTTACACATACacactatttttcttgaaaacaggaaTATTAATATCATAATATGGAATTCATAACAATCAAAGTCAGAAAAGAAAGATATATTACTATGTAGAGGGTAAAATTCATTTAAGACAATATTTCTATCTATTTACCAAATAATGTGTTAAAGAAATGAATTACTTAATTAAggaacataaaatattaaagataaaatattgtTGTTTAAAGCAAATATTCAAAAGGGACATTAACATAAGCAAAACTAAACACTACAGTGTTTAGGAGCACATATGTATGTAATAAAACtgttgtaaaaatgtaaaaatcagggccagtgttgtggtacactgagttaagccactacgtgcaatgctggcattccaaatggatgctggttcgagtcctagcaaccctacttccaatccagccccttgctagtgctgtggaaagcagtggaagataacccaaatgcttgggcctcttcaccaggtgggcgttccaggctcctggctttggccaggcacagctctggccattgtggccatttgggaagtaaagcagtagatagaaaatctctgtctctccctctgtttgtaactgtgcctttcaaataaataaataaataaataaatctttaaaataaaatatgaatattcattATGATACTACTATACCTTATTGTTTATGTGCATGTTACATATAATTATTTGTGTTATCAAAGGACATGGTAAAAATACAACTTAAGAAttttcatggggctggcgccgtggctcactaggctaatcctccacctatggcgccggcagctggggttctagtcccagttggggtgccagattctgtcccggttgctcctcttccagtccagctctctgctgtggcccaggaaggcagtggaagatggcccaagtgcttgggccctgtacccacataggagaccaggaggaagcacctggctcctagcttcggatcggcgcagggcactggccgtagtggccatttgggagatgaaccaacggaaggaagacctttctctgtctctctctctcactgtctaactttgcctgtcaaaaaaaaaaaggaattttcatGTACAAATCTTCTAACTTGGCAATcccatttctaggaatttatcctaattctttttttttttttttgacagagttatagagagtgagagagagacagagagaaaggtcttccttctgttggttcactccccaaatggctgctacagccggaatTTATCCTATTCTTATATGTGTATGAAATAAGCTATGTACAAGAATATCCATGTGATATTATTtgtaacttaaaaatgaaaacaacatcaATAGGGAACTAAGTAAACAAAGGTTTATTCAGTGGAATTAGCTGAAAAATTGATTCAAACAGTGTATAtatggtattttgttttttaaaaaagaaaagaggggtgAGCATCTGACCTAGCAATTAGGACATcattaggatgcctgcactgtatgTCAGAGTACCTGTGATTGacccccagcttcagctcctgattcagcttcctgctaatgtgaaccctgggaggaggcagtaatagctcaagtgactgggttcctgccacctggatggttttcttagctcctggcttcttcccacTGACAGTTGCAGATGTGGGAGAAAGAGATATggggagaatgaatcagcaaataagagcattccctcaaataaataaatacttaaaaaattttttttatttatttgaaaagcagagttacagagtgaaggagagagacagagaggtcttccatctgctgattcatgccccTAAATAGACATTAGAGCTAAGGCTGcaccaggaagaagccagaagcttctttcaggccccccaggtggatgcaagggcccaagccattccccactgctttcctaggagtataagcagggagctggatcagaagtggagcagctgggacttgaaccagctcccttatgggatgcctgtgctgcaggtgcagCTTAACTCATTATATCACCATGCCAGTCCCCCcaaatacattcttaaaaatcaaaatttagaTGATTTAGAGCAAATATGGCAGTTCTGCTCCACAAAGAACTCATGGCCAGATTCCTTTGAGTTCACTGCTCAGCTATTCTTAAAGTATGGCCCACATTTTTGTGGTCCAAAACAGCAACTAGTGCCCTACTCTTTATTTCAGCATTCCAGGAAGAAGGATGGCAGAAGTTATAAAGGAAAGGAGCCAAAGAGAGGGCTTTAACTGTGCTTAGAGGCTGCAGGGGAGACAGAACAAAGTGGAGTTGAGTAAGGTACTCCAACAATCATCTCAGCATAACTACAATTTGAACAGTTGATCCTACAGTAAGTCACCTTCACAACAATTGTGGGGTCAGATGAGGCACCACAGTGCATGGTTTCACAAactgaagaaggcaggaaggaaagagttgccACATCTCCACCCCACACCCCCCTCTCATACAACACTTGGAAGAAAAATCTAAAGTAGCTGggtttccttcccttctttttttttcttcttaaatttttgcAACAGCatattttgaatttactttaGAATCACAGGcataatgctccactaaataaagagttcatcaagtaaaaagtagaaatactacagttcagcaggaatatagaccAGGGCTACAAATAATAAACTCCAAGATGCCAGTtgcactcatatacattaaatttttgtactctatatattagttaccacaaatcagagaaaagatgttatatttgtctttctgggtctggcttatttcactaagcataatggtcttcatttgaatccattttgttgcaaaagacaggatttcattcttttttgtggatGAATACAATTCCATTGTATATACATATCACATATTGTTTGCCCACCAAAATAactgttttaaggaaactcaatgaactTTAAGATAGCAAAATTAACactaaacaaaattataaatgtgATACAGGGTATCAATAGCAGAATGGATAAACTAGGAGAAAGAATCAGTGAGTTTGAAGACAAGCTCTTTGAAAATACACAATtgcagaacaaaaaaagaaaaaaaaatcaaaaagaaaacctattggAACTGTGAGATAGCACTAAAATAACAAGTATTCAAATTGTTGGGATTCCAGGTGTTCTTGAGACTGTTAAAGGAAAAGAGTTATATTAAAGATAATAATAGGAGCACATATTCTAgcccagtggattaagccaccacttgggatatctgTCTCCTGTATCAGACTGGAATTGAGtactgcctccacttctgatccagcttcctgtgagtgCACCTGGAacgcagcagataatggcccaattACATAGGTTTCTGATTCcctttgtgggaaacccagatggagtccctgactcctggctttggcggcttgggccatcaccagctattttggtcatctggagagtgaactagtagatggaagatctctctctctctctctctctctctcatctgccccatttctccttccttttcactctgccaaataaataaatagatagataaatcttcaaagaaagaagaaataataacaaaatttcCAAAACCTAGAGACACAGCGAAGGGAGTCAGAGGTCACCAAGCAGCGTCAATTCAACCAAGTCTACCACAAGATATGTTATAACCAAGCTCTTTAAACGTAAAGAGATGATTCGCAAAGctacaagagaaaagaaagatataACATATAAATGTGTTTAGTTAGCCTCACCAGAGATTCCTCAGCAGAAATCTTACCAGCCAGGAAGGAGTGGAATGAGTCTTTTACACAGTattaagttggaaaaaaaaaaaaaaccctgccatCCCAGAATCCTGTTTCTAACAAAGCTGTCTTTTAGATAAGAAAAAGACTTAGACATTTCCAGAAAAACTaaaactgagagaatttatcTCAACCAGACCTGCTttacaagaaatgttaaagggaCTTCTTTGGGCTGAAAGAAGGATACTaatgagtaaaaagaaaataccagaagGTAGAAAACTCATTGGTAAGACTAACTGTACAAATTCAGGATGCTCTGATGCTGGAGACATGCTTTGTAAACCATCTGTGCTTTAGGgtgtttttttgctttgtttttgtttgtttggttggttggttgatttttacttgagagttagagttatgcagagagaggagaggcagagagagaggtcttccatccaatggtccactccccaattggctgcaatgaccggaattgtgccgatctaaagccaggagcttcttccgagcctcccatgcgtgtgcagggacccaaggagttaggccatcttctactgcattcccaggccatagcagagagctggaacgaaaatggagcagacaggactagaaccggtgctcatatgggatgccagcacttcaggccagggtgttaacccactgcgccacagcactggcccaaaaatGTACAGTATTTAATTagtactttctcttttctttcttttcctatgTTTATAATCAATGTCAGGTTGCTTTCCTTTCAAAACAGCTCATTATAACCAAAAGGTAATTTGGTAAGCTCAtagtaaccacaaagcaaaatgtATAATAgacttaccaaaaataaaaagcaaggaatcggagagagcggcaagatggcagaataggcagggagcacactgttatattagtccggggggagagaaattttaatataagtggagatactgcagggtcaaggaagagtaggggatgaaacagcagaggaaactcttccagaactagtgattcacagtggacctgcgtggagagcgtgggagcccaagttcgggacaccagcggcagactcaacacaccagcactggaacacgaggtgagccgaacctcaatagcccgagataccagcgggcaagcggaaagaggaggctagagggaacgaggcttgaaactccatggggaaaagttcaccaggctaactagaagagagagaggaaaaaaataaaaaaagtgaccgatacagacacaagtttctatctctccgctcacctctcaaaggcgagcaagacagagcaggcgccattttggacatacgtcataagcagggcgacctcaggtctacaccagccctgagcctagcagaaaaacctgactctggggggaggggtgaaataacaggagattagcatctaacttggcaacccagtgggagactgcaggagaattggagcccacactgagggcagcagagattccctgtgtggtccttgggaaagagcttccaatctctggctcctgtgggtatatcatttgcctgctaactacctccaattacgttcagctgtgcggaattacttcccttttgaatcaaaaaaagaaagagagatttaccacgcctaacctgggagtgtcatctttgacacaccctcaaccctgaggaaccaaacacagctctaagtccacactcatctcaagcctctaagactccaccaaaagcagacagtccacttaatatagagccatagtgtaacaagaaaaaacaccacagtgaagaaaccaaatatc
The sequence above is drawn from the Lepus europaeus isolate LE1 chromosome 3, mLepTim1.pri, whole genome shotgun sequence genome and encodes:
- the UBD gene encoding ubiquitin D, encoding MAPNASNLAVSVYCETQELMTFEANRHDRVRKINEHVRSKIKIPVQEQVLLLGSKTLDPQRKLSSYGIDKEKTIHLTLKVVKPSDEELPLFLVELGDQGQKHLLQVRRSNSVVQVKEMIKILTGAAPKIQNVTCNGKKLEDGKIMADYNIRKGTLLLMTDYYIGG